GATAAAACCTCTTCTTGTTAAATATATAAGAGATTTAAAATCTTCTGTGCTACAAAAAAACCAAGAAAAGTTCAATACTAAACAATCAATTTAAAGTAATTATTAATGAAAAATCATTTTAAAATTAAAAGGCTTACCGTTTATACAGTGGCATTAAGTTCATTTCTTATTTCTTGTGAAAAAGAGATACCTGAGGCTATAGAAGAAGAAAGCGTAGAACATGTTTTGGAGGATACCAATGTTTCTGTTGAAAAAGCATATCCCAATACGACAGGAGAATGGGTAGAGATTCAATTATATGGAGAAAAGGTAATGGTAGAAAAAATAGGAGAAAATTATATCTTGGAAGGGGATATGTTAGTAATTCCTGATAACATGGTTAAACAAAAAAATCAAAAAAGTGTGGGGAGAACACGACTTGATACCCGATGGCCAAATAAAACCGTTTATTATGCGATACAAAGCAGTATACCTAAAGATAAAAAAGAGTCTATAAAAAGTGCGATAGCACACTGGGAAACTCATACTCCCTTAAAATTTGTACGACGAGAGAATGGCTCTAGTCAATCAGATTACGTGTTTTTTAAGAAAGGTAATGGATGTTCATCTTATGTAGGTCGTGTTGGAGGCCGGCAAGAGATTATTATAGGTGAAGGTACTTATTGTACTCGAGGAAATATTATTCATGAAATTGGCCATGCCGTAGGACTCTATCATGAGCACAGTAGAAAAGATCGAGACCAATACGTCAAAATTCATTATAAGAATATAGAATCAGGTAGGGAATCTAATTTTTTGAAATATGAAGAACTGGGGGCTGACGGAAATGAATTTACTTCTTCATTAGATTTTAATAGTATTATGATGTATGACTCGTATGCTTTCACAAAAAGTCTCAGAAAACCTACTATGACCTATCTCAATGGAACCCCTTTTGCCTCTAATAGAAGTTTTTTAAGTACTGGTGATATCGAAGGGATTAAAAAAATGTATCCTGGTCTTAGAGAGTTTACCCAAAAAAGATGGGCAACTAGGCAAGGAGGATTTTGGGACCCTCAATATCAACAATGGTTAACCGGTGATTTTAATGGCGATGGTAAGGAGGATTTTGCACATGTTTTTAACCATGATCATCGTACAAGTATTAATGTACATATATCTAATGGTTCTGGTTTTTATTTACAAACATGGGCAACTAAGCAGGGGCCGTATTGGAATGCTCTATATCAACAATGGGTGAGCGGTGATTTTAATGGAGATGGTAAGGATGATATTGCACAAATTTATAACGAAGAAAATCATTCGACTATTAATGTGCATGTATCTAATGGCTCTGGTTTCACTTTAAAAAGGTGGGCCACTAAGATAGGAGGGTACTGGGATGCTCAATATCAACACTGGTTGAGTGGTGATTTTAATGGAGATGGATTTTGTGATATTGCCCATGTTTTTAACCATGAAAATGGTGCAAGTATTGATGTACGTGTATCTAATGGCTCTAATTTCTTTTCACGTAGATGGGCAACTAGAGTAGGACCATATTGGAATGCCTTATATCAAAAATGGGTGGTTGGCGATTTTGATGGGAATGGTAAGGATGATATTGGACAAATTTATAACGATGCGCATCGCGCGACTATTAATGTGCGTATATCTAATGGCTCTAGTTTTTCTAATCATAGATGGGCTACCAGATATGGTAGTTATACTAAAGAGGGTTCTCAACAATGGGGAGCAGGTGATTTTGATGGAGATGGGGCTGACGATATTTTTGTAGCTGAAGATTTTTTAGGAAAAGCCAATTTAAGCGTGTACAAATCGAGTGGTTCAGATTTTGGTTTGCCCTATCGTAAAGGCACCCAACAGGGCGGCTATTGGCCTTCTCAACAATGGAGAGTTGGTGATTTTAATGGAGATGGATACTATGATTTCTTAAAAGCCTTTAATGATGGAGGATATGCAACTATAGATGTACATCTTTCAACAGAGAAGTAGCTATATACCATCATATGTCATGATTATTGATTTATTACTATAATATGGAGTACTATTATTTCCCTTACTCCCTATATATTCCCCTAGACCTCAATAGGGGAATATATATCCTTCCTTTAAGGAGAGAGGTGGGACTAGTACAATTATATGCACAAAACTGTATATTTTATATTAAAAACCTGAGTTCGATTAATATTAGATATTCCATAAAAACTGTCAATTCGAGTGGTTTTTCATAGTGAAACGGAGAAAAATTGTATCGAGAATAGGTTTTTAGTACTGAAATTCTGGCTTTCGATACAAAATTCTTCACAGAATTTCACTCAAACTGACGCATTTCAGATTAATCGAACTCAGGTTAAAAGGAAAATTTATTGTACACCCCTAACTAATTTAAATTAATTATTAATGAAAAATGATTTTAAAATTAAAAGGTTTACCATGTACACAATGGTATTAAGTTTATTTCTTATTTCTTGCGAAAAAGAAACACCTGAGACTATAGACGAAGGCGTAGAAAATATTTTGGTGAATACCGATGTTTCTGTCGAGCAAGCATATCCCAATGCGAGAGGAGAATGGGTAGAGATTCAATTGAATGGACAATCAGTAATGGCAGAAAAAATAGAGGAAGATTATATTTTTGATGGAGACATACGGGTGATTCCTGATGCTATGGTTAAAAGAAAACATCAAAAAAGTACAGGAAGAACTCAAGCACGATGGCCAAATAATACGGTATATTATACGATAGATAGAGATTTGCCTAATAAAGAACGAGTAACGTATGCAATAGCACACTGGGAAACTAATACTTCTCTAAAATTTATACCCCGAACGCATCAATCAGATTATGTTCATTTTAAGAAAGGTAGTGGATGCTCATCTAATATAGGTCGTGTTGGAGGTCAACAAAATATTATTTTAGCTTCCGATTGTACAATGGGGGTTGTTATTCACGAAATCGGTCATGCCGTAGGATTATGGCATGAGCAAAGCAGAGTAGACAGAGACCAATACGTCACAGTTCATTATGAAAATATAGAACGAGGTAGAGCAAATAATTTTCAAACGTATATAGAGCAAGGGTTTGATGGAGATGAATATACCCAAGCATTAGATTTTGGAAGTATTATGTTGTACGATTCGTATGCTTTTTCAAAAAATAACAAACCTACCATGACCAGAAAAAAAGATGGAAGAATTTTTTATTCGCAACGAAATGGTTTGTCAAGAGGAGATATGCAAGGAATTGCAAGGATGTACCCTGCTGTGAGTAGATTTACTGCACAAAGATGGGCAACTAAACAAGGAGGATTTTGGGATCCTGAATATCAACAATGGTTAACCGGTGATTTTAATGGCGATGGTAAGGAGGATTTTGCACATGTTTTTAACCATGATCATCGTACAAGTATTAATGTACATATATCTAATGGTTCTGGTTTTTATTTACAAACATGGGCAATTAAGCAAGGGCCGTATTGGAATGCTCTATATCAACAATGGGTGAGCGGTGATTTTAATGGAGATGGTAAATTTGATATTGCACAAATCTATAATGAGGAAAATCATTCGACTATTAATGTACATGTATCTAATGGCTCTGGTTTTACTTTACAAAGATGGGCTACCAAGATAGGAGGGTATTGGGATGCTCAATATCAACACTGGTTGAGTGGTGACTTTAATGGAGATGGCAAGTATGATATTGCACATATTTTTAACCAAGAAAATGGTACAAGTATTGATGTACGTGTATCTAATGGCTCTAATTTTTCTTCACAAAGGTGGGCAACTAAAGTAGGACCGTATTGGAATGCCCTATATCAAAAATGGGTGGCTGGCGATTTTGATGGAAATGGTAAGCATGATATCGGACAAATTTATAATGATGCACATCGTGCGACTATTAATGTGCGTATATCTAATGGCTCTAGTTTTTCTAATCATAGATGGGCTACCAGATATGGTAGTTATACTAATAGGGATTCTCAAAAATGGGGAGCAGGTGATTCTAATGGAGATGGGGCTGACGATATCTTTGTAGTTGAAGATTCTTCAGGAAGGGCGAATTTAAGCGTGTATGAATCAAGTGGCTCAGGTTTTGGTTTCCCCCAGAGGAGAGCTACCCAACAATGGGGCTATTGGCCTTCTCAACAATGGAGGGTTGGTGATTTTAATGGAGATGGATTTTATGATTTTTTAAATGCCTATAATGATGGAGGGTATGCGAGTATAGATGTGCATGTTGCAAACTAAAAGTAGCTATATACCCTCATATTGTATTTATGACTATTAGTTTATTAATATAAGGTGTGCTACAAATTTTCTTTACTCCCTTCCTTTTTGGGGTGGGGAGAAAAGAAAATCTTGCAAAAAAAGAGAAATTTACTGTACATCCTTTAAAATTTTAAAACTGGTCCAAATCATCTTGAATTTTTTAATTGGCTGCAAAATGATTTTTTGCTTCTACATTTTACCTTTTTTCTTTCCTCTGATAGGTAACTCAACAAGGGTTGTGTTCAGATACAAAATTTCAATTTTTTGCTTCAATCAAAAAAAATAAATGATTTCACTTTATTGAAAGATAAGTTTTAAGAACTTATCTTTTTTATATACTCATTTTAACCTGAATTCTAAAAACAATCTATCCAAAAAATAAAGCCTACTCTGCTTATAATTACTATGAAAATACAGATCAAAGGTTTTATTGTTAATAAACACTTTATTCAATGGGTATAAGTCTGTTTTTTCAAGAAAAAGAGTTTTTTACACTTGTGTAAGTTGTATAATTTTATTCTCCATTTGTTACTTTTTTGACCTAGATGTTCCTTCTAGTATTGCTTAAACTAAGAAGTTTTTTATTATGATAAAACCTTTTCTTATGAATTTACGTAGATACTATTGTTTCTGATATATGTGTGTGAAAAATGTAATAGTGTTTATTGAAAAATTGTAAAAATTAAATCTTAGTATATCGATTAAAGAGGATACTATTTTTTACCCAAATCTTAAATGTTTCTATGAAAGTAAAATTATACTTAGTCCTGTTTTGTTTTGCATTAAATTCATTTTTTGTTACAGCTAATGAAAAAGATTCTTTGTTAATAGATAAAAAGGATAGAATTGAAAAGGAAAAAAATAATGATGAATTTGCTTATTTAAAAGAATTGGATAACAAGTTTCCCATTCAGAACTTACTAAAGAAAACATCTTCAGAATTTAATTTTGATACTATAGAAAATGAGTTTGCGGAAACTCCTCTAAGTGTCAATACTTCTAGAACAATAGCAAAAAAATGGTTTGAGAAAATAGAAAAATTAGGAACTTGGATATCCTCTTTCGCTACTAGTAATAGCCAAGCACTACCCGTAGGGATTAAAAAAGAAATAAATGGAGTAGAATATCAGTTGGGTTTTATCAAAGCTAAATTTACCAAGGATTATACAGAACTTACAGTTTTTGCAAGAGCTATATTACCTCAAACCGATGAAAAAGGAAATCCAATTGACCTCTATTTTGGAGCTGACAATATTAAACTATCCCATCAAGGAGGCATTATCGGAGAAGCCAAGCTTGTACTATTAGGAGATATGTTTATCCCTTTTAATGCAGGAAATTGGTTACTTACTCTTAAAGGAGGATTAGATTATACTACAGGTGCTATTGATAATAAAACATTTGTAGTTATTGATTGTGATGGAGTAAAGGAAATGGGAATAGCAGGAGAAGTACAGTTTTCTAGAAATCTAATCCTGCCCGTAGATGAAAAAGGAAATTCTTTGGCAGATACACGGACATATATTGGAGCGGATAATAAAACTACTCAAATACCCAATCGAGTAACTGGTACTTTTAAAACAACAGCTTCAGACTGGAATGACCTTATTGTAAATATTAATCTTTCGCCATTTGTATTGGTAAGTCAACCCGATAAATTTGTCTTTTCTGCAAATCAGGCTGTTTTTGATTTTAGTGATTTAAGGACAGAAAATGTTGATTTTCCACAATATTATTTTGATGAAGGATTATTGCTTCCTGATATAGAATCCTGGAGAGGTATATATATAGCTTCTTTACAGGTAGGTTTGCCAAAAGAATTTAAAACCAAACAAAGTATTTCTGCAAATAGTAGGGTTCAATTTGAAGCTGCAAATTTGTTAATAGATAGCTACGGTGTTTCGGGATATTTTACTGCAAAAAATCTTTTTACTATTGATTCTGGGCGTACATCAACATCAAAATCCTGGGCATATTCTATAAACAAGATTGGTATTGATATTGCTTCTAGTCAATTGATCGGAGCTGATTTTGAAGGAGAAATACAACTTCCTATTTCTGCTGCGAAGGAAAATAAGAATACTAAAAATGGATTAACATATAAAGGAATCATTTCTGAAGATGAATATTCATTAACAGTATCTGCAATCGATACCTTAGATTTTGATATTTTTAGCGCAAAAGCAGAACTACTGCCCAACTCTTCGGTAGAATTAAGGGTAGTAGAAGGTTCTTTTAGGCCTAAAGCAATCTTGAATGGAAGCATGTCTATAGCTGCGAACCAGAAAACCTCGCTAAGCAATTCGGGAGCGGGTAGTACTAGTAAAACAGTTGATTTTAAAGGAATAGAATTTCAAAACCTTATTCTTCAAACAGAATCACCAGTTATTCAAGTTGATTATTTGGGATATACAGGAAGTGTGGCATTAGCAAATTTCCCTGTTTCGATTAATAATATCGCCTTTAATTCTAATGATAATGAAGCAGGTATTGAATTTGATCTTAGAGTGAATCTAATGGGTAAAGGAAGCAAAGGTTTTTCTGCGGATACTCGCCTTGGAATTTATGGAAAATACAGAGAGGAAGAATATAGGCAACAATGGAAATATGATCGGATAGAATTATCCAGAATAAATTTAGAGGCTAATTTGGGGGCGATTCAACTTAAAGGAACATTAGAACTCATGGATGATGATCCTGAATATGGAGATGGATTTTCTGCCGATGTAGAAGGTACTTTTGGTAGTTTTGGGCCCATAACCAGTAAAGCAATTTTTGGTAAAAAAGACTTTAGATACTGGTATGTAGATGCAGCAATTTATGGATTAAAAATACAGGCAGGACCATTACAGATAAATGGTTTTGCGGGAGGAGCATTTTATAAAATGAGTAGAAAACCTACCACAGGTTCATCTTTTTCTCCTTCAGGGCTTTCTTATATTCCAGATGAAAATATAAATCTTGGTGTAAAAGCTATGGCATTAGGAGCTATTGGAGATGAAAGTGCAATGGCTATCTCAGCAGGATTTGAAATAGAATTTAATGGTAGTGCAGGAGTAAATCGCCTTGGCTTTTTTGGAGAAGCACAAGTTATGAAAGCATTTGATTTTTCTAATCCAGTAAATAAGCTTAAAGAAAAACTTGGTCAATTGGCAAACAACGAATTGGTACAAGGAGCATTAGATACCAAATCGGGTAAAACATTTTTACAAAAAGCATCAGAAGAATATGAAACTGAGATCGTTGGTGAAGCAGCAATTAGTGCAAAACTAGGTATGGATTTCGATTTTGTAAATGATTCTTTTCATGCAACACTCGATCTTTATGTAGATGTTGCAGGAGGAGTTATTGAAGGAAGGGCATCAAATGGTAGAGCTGGTTATGGGGTGGTACATGTTTCTCCCGACGAGTGGTATGTGCATATGGGAACACCAACAGATCGACTTGGATTAAAAATGAACGTAGGCCCTATATCACTGGAAACAGGTGGGTATTTTATGATGGGAGATAATATTCCTTCAAGCCCTCCTCCTCCTCCGATAGTAGCCAGTATACTTGGTATAGATGCCAATAGTCTCGACCACGGAAGAGATGAAGGCTCTTTGGGGCAAGGAAGAGGATTTGCGTTTGGTGCTGATTTTAAGGTAGATACAGGGGATTTGAGATTCCTAATCTTATATGCCCGTTTTCAGGCAGGAGTTGGCTTTGATCTAATGCTCAAAGATTATGGCAATGCGCGGTGTGTAAATACCGGTGATGAAGTAGGGATTAACGGATGGTATGCTAACGGACAGGCTTATGCATACTTACAGGGAGAACTCGGGATTAGGATTAAGTTATTCTTTAAAAAGAAAAAAATACCGATTATCAAAGGTAGTGCAGCAATATTGATGCAGGGTAAAGGGCCTAACCCATACTGGTTTAAAGGATATGCCGGAGGGAAATACAGTTTACTAGGAGGATTCATTAAAGGAAAATACAGATTTAAGATTACTATTGGAGAAGAGTGTGAATTCGATAATGCATCTCCTTTAGGAGGGCTTAAAATGATTACCGATCTAACCCCAAAAGATGGAGGAAGTGATGTTGATGTCTTTGCATCACCTCAGGCAACTTTTGCCTTAAAAGTAAATGAGCCGATAGTTTTACCTGAAGATGATGGAGATAAAACCTATAAAGTGATACTTGAAAAATTCACACTTACAGATGAATTAGGAGCTGAGATTGTAGGTAAACTAGAATGGGGACTTTATAAGGATAGAGCAACCTTTGTCTCAGATGATATTTTACCCCCTGAAACTAAACTAAAAGCTTCAGTAGAAGTAAGTTTTCAGGAGAAAATAAATGGCGTGTTCCAAACTATTCTCGAAAATGGACAAAAAGCAATTGAAATAGAAGAAAGGACTTTTGTGACAGGAAATGCACCCAACAATATCCCCTTGTCAAATATTTTATATTCATATCCTGTGGTAGACCAGCAATTATTCTATTTTGGTGAATACCCTAACGGATATATTCAATTAAAAAGAGGGCAAGATTATCTTTTTGATGACAAGCAATGGAAAAGCACATTACGGTATATAGATGAAAACGGCAGTCAGGATGAATTTGATTTTGGATATTCGAATGCAGATAATAAGATAACTTATAAATTGCCTAGAGTAAGTAGAGACACCAAATATCAGATGTCTATTGTTAGTACCTCTAAGGGAGCAGATGGTGGCACTAAGGATCAAGAAGAAACTAAGATCACCAATTTTGATGATCAAAATACATTGAGTATAACTAGTAATATAGCTCAAAATGTGTTCAGAGAAGGAGAAATAGATAGATTAACCTATGATTTTAAAACCAGTACTTACAAAACTTTTAAAAACAAAGTAAATAGTATTGATATTAATAATAACAGTTATGAAAAAATAAACTCCCTGGTCATTAATCTTGTCTCTAGAATAGATACACATGAAGGGTTTGATTTGGTCGAATTACATGGAAATAAGTTTTCTCAAAATACACCTCTTGTAGTTGTAGAATCGGATTTAAAAGACTCCTATTTTAATAGGGACATAAATCCAGTGTTATATCAAAAATACCCAGAGGGAAGTAAGTTTAGCACTAGTGTTAAGAGGGATTATTCTATATATGGATATGTACCTAAAAAAGCAGTCCCAATAATAGGAAGTTATCTAACGAGTCTCGAAAATAATATAGATATAGACTTTAGGGCAACCAGTTTCCCGTTTAGGTACAATTTGGCCCAGGTATACTATCAGGATTTTGAAAACATTCAGGACGCCGTACGTTTATCTTATGTTAGAGGTTTGGGGACTACTCCTCAAGAGTTAAGCATTCTTTCTGAATACTTTAAGTTCATATCCTATGGTAAATACACCATAAACCTAAAATATACTTTGCCTGGAGGAATAAAAGGAACTTCTGCAACCTATAAATATACTAACCCTATTAAATAAGTTGATGATGCCGATTGAGAAAAGAAATATAAGTATGTATAGGAAATCGATATATCTGTTGTTTTTTATGTTTTTTTTGGTGAGTTTTTCTCAAGAAAACCCAAAAGATGAGGTAAAAGTTGTAGCGAGAGCCAATACAGGTAAAATTCTACTTAGATGGGGTGTCACTACTCCATCAGCATGGCTTAAAGCTAATACATATGGATATGTTATAGAACGTTATACTATCTTAAAAAAAGGTCAATTAGTAAATCCACCAATAAAAAAAGTTATTACCCCAACTCCATTGCTTCCCGGTCCTGTTAAAGATTGGGGAAAAATTTCCGAGACTAATGATTATGCAGCCATTCTTGCACAAGCTTTATACGGAGAAAGTTTTGAAGTCGAGGAAATGCAACAAGGTGGTCTAGCGTCGATTGTTAACAAATCTAGAGAAATAGAACAACGTTTTTCTTTTGGGCTATTTGCTGCTGATATGAATTTTGAAGCAGCAAAACTAGCAGCTTTGGGATACGAAGACAGGGATGTCGTTGCTGGAGAAGAATACCTGTATATAATACAAACAGCAGTTCCTGAGTCACTTTTGAATATTGAAGAAGGAAAGGTGTCTGTAAAAATGTCAAATATAGAACCTTTACCTCCTCCTATAGATTTGATTGCCGTACCTAGAGATAAGAGCATTATGCTTACCTGGGAATATGATCTTTTCAAATCTATATATACATCATACTATGTAGAACGATCAGAAGATGGTACAAATTATAAAAGGCTGGGGGGGGATACTCCACTGGTTAATTTAAATGACTCTCCAGAAAACCCTGTAAAAAGAATGTTTTATATTGATACACTACCTCAAAACAATAAAAAATATTATTATAGGGTATTAGGGATATCTCCATTTGGAGAGCAAAGTGACCCTTCTAAAGTAGTGTTGGCAGAAGGTATAAAAGAACTTACTGCAATTCCTTTTATATCCAAGCATGAAATTAATGCTTCAGGTAATATTATCATTTCATGGGATTTTAAAAAAGAAGCAGAAAATGAAATTAGTGGGTTCGAACTCAATTGGGCACCAAAAGAAAAAGGCCCTTATAAAGTTGTAAAATCTGACCTATCTCCTAATAGTCGAACTACAGTATATACACAACCTGAAGAGTCTAGTTATTTTAGAATATCTGCGATTGGAAAAAATAACCAAAGCACAAGCTCATTAACTGCTTTTGTACAAACTATAGACTCATTGCCGCCTGTTGCTCCAAATGGTTTGCAGGCCGTTATTGATACATTAGGTATTGTAACCTTAAAGTGGAATCCTAATTTAGAAAATGATATGTTGGGGTATAGAGTTTTCAGAGGGAATAGAAAAAATGACGAACTATCGCAGATTACTATAGATCCAATAGTTAAGAATAGTTTTATAGACACCGTACAAGTTAAATCTTTAAACGCCTCTATTTTTTATCAGGTTGTAGCTGTTGATAAACGGTATAATATGTCAGAATACTCAGACCTTCTTGAGCTTAAAAAACCAAGTTTAGTACCGCCATCATCACCTGTGTTTTCAGCATATAAAGTTAACAACAGTGCTATTTCCCTTACATGGATAAATAGTACTAGTGCTAACATTAAAAACCATCTACTGTATAGGAAAAATGTAGAAAAATCAGAATGGAAGTTACTTTTTAAAACAGATACCGTATCGACATATACAGATGCTCAAATTAATCCTGGAATCAAATATCGTTATGCGATATATGCAGAAAACGAAGCAGGAATTCAATCAGTTTCATCTACTCCAGTTACCGTTACAAGTAGGATATCTGTCGATGAAGATTTTGTTAAGGGATTCACGGTGATATCCGATAGGGCAAACAATAAAGTCCTCTTAAACTGGAGGAAAATGTCTGCTATGATTACAGAAATTCTAATTTATAAATCAAAGAAAGAAGAGAAACCTACCTTATGGAAACAGCTACCTGGCTCAATTAATAAAT
The sequence above is a segment of the Aquimarina spinulae genome. Coding sequences within it:
- a CDS encoding M12 family metallopeptidase; this encodes MKNHFKIKRLTVYTVALSSFLISCEKEIPEAIEEESVEHVLEDTNVSVEKAYPNTTGEWVEIQLYGEKVMVEKIGENYILEGDMLVIPDNMVKQKNQKSVGRTRLDTRWPNKTVYYAIQSSIPKDKKESIKSAIAHWETHTPLKFVRRENGSSQSDYVFFKKGNGCSSYVGRVGGRQEIIIGEGTYCTRGNIIHEIGHAVGLYHEHSRKDRDQYVKIHYKNIESGRESNFLKYEELGADGNEFTSSLDFNSIMMYDSYAFTKSLRKPTMTYLNGTPFASNRSFLSTGDIEGIKKMYPGLREFTQKRWATRQGGFWDPQYQQWLTGDFNGDGKEDFAHVFNHDHRTSINVHISNGSGFYLQTWATKQGPYWNALYQQWVSGDFNGDGKDDIAQIYNEENHSTINVHVSNGSGFTLKRWATKIGGYWDAQYQHWLSGDFNGDGFCDIAHVFNHENGASIDVRVSNGSNFFSRRWATRVGPYWNALYQKWVVGDFDGNGKDDIGQIYNDAHRATINVRISNGSSFSNHRWATRYGSYTKEGSQQWGAGDFDGDGADDIFVAEDFLGKANLSVYKSSGSDFGLPYRKGTQQGGYWPSQQWRVGDFNGDGYYDFLKAFNDGGYATIDVHLSTEK
- a CDS encoding M12 family metallopeptidase, whose amino-acid sequence is MKNDFKIKRFTMYTMVLSLFLISCEKETPETIDEGVENILVNTDVSVEQAYPNARGEWVEIQLNGQSVMAEKIEEDYIFDGDIRVIPDAMVKRKHQKSTGRTQARWPNNTVYYTIDRDLPNKERVTYAIAHWETNTSLKFIPRTHQSDYVHFKKGSGCSSNIGRVGGQQNIILASDCTMGVVIHEIGHAVGLWHEQSRVDRDQYVTVHYENIERGRANNFQTYIEQGFDGDEYTQALDFGSIMLYDSYAFSKNNKPTMTRKKDGRIFYSQRNGLSRGDMQGIARMYPAVSRFTAQRWATKQGGFWDPEYQQWLTGDFNGDGKEDFAHVFNHDHRTSINVHISNGSGFYLQTWAIKQGPYWNALYQQWVSGDFNGDGKFDIAQIYNEENHSTINVHVSNGSGFTLQRWATKIGGYWDAQYQHWLSGDFNGDGKYDIAHIFNQENGTSIDVRVSNGSNFSSQRWATKVGPYWNALYQKWVAGDFDGNGKHDIGQIYNDAHRATINVRISNGSSFSNHRWATRYGSYTNRDSQKWGAGDSNGDGADDIFVVEDSSGRANLSVYESSGSGFGFPQRRATQQWGYWPSQQWRVGDFNGDGFYDFLNAYNDGGYASIDVHVAN